The Sulfurirhabdus autotrophica genome contains the following window.
TGTGTACCAACAGATCCTGCGTTATCACCGTGACCACCACCTGAAACGCTGTATGCTGGGAACACGTTAGCAGTTGTATCACCGTTTTTGTTGTTGGTTCTAGCATATGCAACATAAGCGGTTGTACGCTTGGACATAGCGTGGTCTGCACCCAAAGCCCACATATTAGCACCGGTGTTGCTTACGTTGCCAATATCTTTGGCTTTGTAGTATTGCGCCTTAAGGGTGTTAGCTCCATCCAATTTGAACGCAGCGCCCAGACCCCAAACCTTACGGTCATCATCGGTATTGGCAGCAGCAGTTGTATTCTTGGTATCTTCATACAAAGCAACAACTTTAGCTACGCCGAAATCATATCCACCAGTCAGACGCCAAGCTTTAGGCGCATCGTTGGTACCGCCAACTTGATGCTTTTCCCAAGCCAAACCAGCAAATACTGGACCATTTGCGTAGATAGCAGCTACAGAAGTAGCACTGGTAGCACCAATTTGATTTGCATTACCAGCGGTAAGATTGTTAGCGTTGGTAACGTAACCAGCGATAACCTGGAAGCCACTCATAGATGGGGATGCATACCATACCATGCTGGATGGACGCAGATCCCAGCTATCATTCTTAGCTACAGTAGTACCTGCTGCATTAACTAGTGTAGCTGAAGAAATCAGGTTACGTGAGTCGCCCAAGGTG
Protein-coding sequences here:
- a CDS encoding porin; the encoded protein is MNKKLIALAIASALAAPVAMADGGNVKISGQMNFSYDLIKGNAGGTANQTMSNVSSNASNIIFSGDEDLGNGLKAVWQVQTYFTGGGTGNTDSTCSDSSVGCGNTFAGLTGGFGGVYLGKNDTPFKTIGRKVDLFGNTLGDSRNLISSATLVNAAGTTVAKNDSWDLRPSSMVWYASPSMSGFQVIAGYVTNANNLTAGNANQIGATSATSVAAIYANGPVFAGLAWEKHQVGGTNDAPKAWRLTGGYDFGVAKVVALYEDTKNTTAAANTDDDRKVWGLGAAFKLDGANTLKAQYYKAKDIGNVSNTGANMWALGADHAMSKRTTAYVAYARTNNKNGDTTANVFPAYSVSGGGHGDNAGSVGTQATSGVSVGMIHNF